The following proteins are co-located in the Silene latifolia isolate original U9 population chromosome 1, ASM4854445v1, whole genome shotgun sequence genome:
- the LOC141604885 gene encoding actin-related protein 5 isoform X2, whose protein sequence is MAELLFESYGVPSVAFGVDAAFSYTYNQKLGTCNREGLAVSSGFNTSHVIPFVDGEPVFEACCRTNIGGYHVTDYLKQLLSLKYPQHIAKLTWEKVEDLKMEHCYVAQDYPSEVKLFQTGTQEAQEKTRLWQLPFTPPPVEEQPSEQELARKAAIKERQGQRLREMAEAKRASRINELENELRGLDHLLGQLENVDVEDHPGFLLVTGYLTEEEVKMQHVKVTASLKKAKGEQDEMEEKADGTTAEKFPLVDIPDNMLTPDQLKEKKKQIFLKTTTEGRQRARQKRLEEELLKEKQTQQDEEKRLENPELYLEQLRAKYKELSEKLEQKKRLKINGKNNNGDSTSGGVGRGERLNAAQKERMRLLTTAAFDRGKGEDTFGARDEDWQLYKLMSKDHDDDEEGPDEDEAEIARISTRLQDIDPTFKPEPGVSQPADVPRVRALTKEDFQIAMEVERFRCPEILFNPNIVGIDQSGLDEMVGVSLRRLSPKSQSLEEQMTSSILLTGGSTQFPGLSERLEAGIRMIRPCGAPITVLKAKDPIFDAWRGASSYAASLHFPEQTFTKLDYYEKGEDWLRRYKFRYSP, encoded by the exons ATGGCAGAACTACTTTTTGAGTCTTATGGAGTTCCTTCAGTGG CGTTTGGTGTTGATGCTGCGTTTAGCTATACATATAACCAAAAACTTGGTACTTGTAATAGGGAGGGGCTTGCTGTCTCCTCTGGATTTAACACCAGCCATGTAATACCA TTTGTTGATGGAGAACCTGTTTTCGAAGCATGTTGCCGAACTAATATTGGGGGTTATCATGTTACTGATTACTTGAAGCAGCTTCTTTCACTGAAATATCCACAGCACAT AGCTAAGCTTACATGGGagaaagttgaagacctaaagatgGAACACTGCTATGTTGCTCAAGATTATCCCTCAGAAGTTAAATTATTTCAA ACTGGAACACAAGAGGCCCAAGAAAAGACCAGACTTTGGCAACTTCCATTCACTCCTCCGCCAGTTGAAGAACAACCTTCTGAACAGGAGCTTGCAAGAAAAGCAGCTATAAAAGAAAGACAAGGTCAACGTCTGCGGGAAATGGCGGAAGCTAAGAGGGCATCTCGGATAAACGAATTGGAAAATGAGCTACGTGGGTTGGATCATCTTTTGGGGCAGCTAGAAAATGTAGACGTGGAGGATCACCCTGGGTTTCTTTTAGTTACTGGTTATCTCACTGAGGAGGAAGTAAAAATGCAACACGTAAAGGTGACTGCATCTTTGAAAAAAGCTAAGGGTGAACAAGATGAGATGGAGGAGAAGGCAGATGGGACCACAGCTGAGAAGTTCCCACTTGTTGATATCCCTGACAACATGCTGACCCCAGATCAG ctgaaagaaaagaagaaacaaaTATTTCTGAAGACTACAACTGAAGGTCGCCAAAGAGCCAGGCAGAAACGCCTCGAAGAGGAATTATTGAAAGAGAAGCaaactcaacaagacgaggaaaAACGTTT GGAAAACCCTGAACTTTATTTAGAGCAGCTGCGAGCCAAATATAAGGAGCTGTCTGAGAAACTTGAACAAAAGAAACGACTAAAGATAAATGGTAAGAATAATAATGGAGATTCTACATCTGGTGGAGTTGGTCGTGGTGAGAGATTAAATGCTGCCCAAAAAGAAAGGATGCGACTGCTGACAACAGCTGCCTTCGATCGTGGGAAAGGCGAGGATACTTTTGGAGCTAGAGATGAAGATTGGCAACTCTATAAACTGATGAGCAAAGACCATGACGATGATGAAGAGGGACCTGATGAAGATGAGGCAGAGATTGCACGTATTTCTACTAGATTGCAG GATATCGATCCAACCTTCAAGCCAGAACCTGGTGTATCTCAACCAGCTGATGTTCCACGTGTTCGGGCTCTCACAAAAGAGGACTTCCAGATTGCAATGGAGGTTGAAAGATTCCGATGTCCTGAAATCTTATTCAACCCTAACATAGTTGGAATTGACCAGTCGGGTTTAGATGAAATGGTTGGGGTTTCGCTAAGAAGGTTATCACCAAAGAGCCAGAGTTTGGAGGAACAAATGACCAGTTCCATTCTTTTGACTGGTGGAAGTACTCAGTTTCCAGGATTGAGCGAGCGGCTGGAAGCTGGGATTCGCATGATCCGTCCCTGTGGGGCCCCTATTACGGTTTTGAAAGCCAAGGATCCTATTTTTGACGCGTGGCGAGGTGCTTCGTCTTATGCTGCTTCTCTGCATTTTCCGGAGCAAACTTTTACTAAACTGGATTATTATGAAAAGGGGGAAGATTGGCTTAGGAGGTACAAGTTCAGGTATTCACCTTGA
- the LOC141604885 gene encoding actin-related protein 5 isoform X1: MPFICQVDRQADYSSIPSSTPIVIDNGGSYFRIGWGGESDPRVIFRNIVQRPRHKHTGETVTVVGDHNAGLLKYFDCTRSGPRSAFDSNVVYQFEIMEYILDFGFDRLGVDGPEIDHPILITECPCNPVASRSKMAELLFESYGVPSVAFGVDAAFSYTYNQKLGTCNREGLAVSSGFNTSHVIPFVDGEPVFEACCRTNIGGYHVTDYLKQLLSLKYPQHIAKLTWEKVEDLKMEHCYVAQDYPSEVKLFQTGTQEAQEKTRLWQLPFTPPPVEEQPSEQELARKAAIKERQGQRLREMAEAKRASRINELENELRGLDHLLGQLENVDVEDHPGFLLVTGYLTEEEVKMQHVKVTASLKKAKGEQDEMEEKADGTTAEKFPLVDIPDNMLTPDQLKEKKKQIFLKTTTEGRQRARQKRLEEELLKEKQTQQDEEKRLENPELYLEQLRAKYKELSEKLEQKKRLKINGKNNNGDSTSGGVGRGERLNAAQKERMRLLTTAAFDRGKGEDTFGARDEDWQLYKLMSKDHDDDEEGPDEDEAEIARISTRLQDIDPTFKPEPGVSQPADVPRVRALTKEDFQIAMEVERFRCPEILFNPNIVGIDQSGLDEMVGVSLRRLSPKSQSLEEQMTSSILLTGGSTQFPGLSERLEAGIRMIRPCGAPITVLKAKDPIFDAWRGASSYAASLHFPEQTFTKLDYYEKGEDWLRRYKFRYSP, from the exons ATGCCATTCATATGCCAAGTTGATAGACAAGCTGATTACAGTTCAATCCCTTCTTCTACTCCCATTGTTATCGATAATGGCGGTTCCTATTTCCGTATCGG GTGGGGTGGTGAGAGTGATCCACGCGTGATTTTCCGTAACATTGTGCAAAGACCTCGTCACAAACATACAG GAGAAACAGTCACTGTTGTTGGCGATCATAATGCTGGATTGCTGAAATATTTTGATTGCACCCGTTCAGGACCTCGTTCAGCTTTTGACAGCAACGTCGTTTATCAGTTTGAAATAATGGAATAT ATTCTTGATTTTGGGTTTGATCGATTGGGTGTTGATGGGCCTGAG ATTGACCATCCTATCTTGATCACTGAATGCCCATGCAATCCAGTTGCATCACGTAGTAAAATGGCAGAACTACTTTTTGAGTCTTATGGAGTTCCTTCAGTGG CGTTTGGTGTTGATGCTGCGTTTAGCTATACATATAACCAAAAACTTGGTACTTGTAATAGGGAGGGGCTTGCTGTCTCCTCTGGATTTAACACCAGCCATGTAATACCA TTTGTTGATGGAGAACCTGTTTTCGAAGCATGTTGCCGAACTAATATTGGGGGTTATCATGTTACTGATTACTTGAAGCAGCTTCTTTCACTGAAATATCCACAGCACAT AGCTAAGCTTACATGGGagaaagttgaagacctaaagatgGAACACTGCTATGTTGCTCAAGATTATCCCTCAGAAGTTAAATTATTTCAA ACTGGAACACAAGAGGCCCAAGAAAAGACCAGACTTTGGCAACTTCCATTCACTCCTCCGCCAGTTGAAGAACAACCTTCTGAACAGGAGCTTGCAAGAAAAGCAGCTATAAAAGAAAGACAAGGTCAACGTCTGCGGGAAATGGCGGAAGCTAAGAGGGCATCTCGGATAAACGAATTGGAAAATGAGCTACGTGGGTTGGATCATCTTTTGGGGCAGCTAGAAAATGTAGACGTGGAGGATCACCCTGGGTTTCTTTTAGTTACTGGTTATCTCACTGAGGAGGAAGTAAAAATGCAACACGTAAAGGTGACTGCATCTTTGAAAAAAGCTAAGGGTGAACAAGATGAGATGGAGGAGAAGGCAGATGGGACCACAGCTGAGAAGTTCCCACTTGTTGATATCCCTGACAACATGCTGACCCCAGATCAG ctgaaagaaaagaagaaacaaaTATTTCTGAAGACTACAACTGAAGGTCGCCAAAGAGCCAGGCAGAAACGCCTCGAAGAGGAATTATTGAAAGAGAAGCaaactcaacaagacgaggaaaAACGTTT GGAAAACCCTGAACTTTATTTAGAGCAGCTGCGAGCCAAATATAAGGAGCTGTCTGAGAAACTTGAACAAAAGAAACGACTAAAGATAAATGGTAAGAATAATAATGGAGATTCTACATCTGGTGGAGTTGGTCGTGGTGAGAGATTAAATGCTGCCCAAAAAGAAAGGATGCGACTGCTGACAACAGCTGCCTTCGATCGTGGGAAAGGCGAGGATACTTTTGGAGCTAGAGATGAAGATTGGCAACTCTATAAACTGATGAGCAAAGACCATGACGATGATGAAGAGGGACCTGATGAAGATGAGGCAGAGATTGCACGTATTTCTACTAGATTGCAG GATATCGATCCAACCTTCAAGCCAGAACCTGGTGTATCTCAACCAGCTGATGTTCCACGTGTTCGGGCTCTCACAAAAGAGGACTTCCAGATTGCAATGGAGGTTGAAAGATTCCGATGTCCTGAAATCTTATTCAACCCTAACATAGTTGGAATTGACCAGTCGGGTTTAGATGAAATGGTTGGGGTTTCGCTAAGAAGGTTATCACCAAAGAGCCAGAGTTTGGAGGAACAAATGACCAGTTCCATTCTTTTGACTGGTGGAAGTACTCAGTTTCCAGGATTGAGCGAGCGGCTGGAAGCTGGGATTCGCATGATCCGTCCCTGTGGGGCCCCTATTACGGTTTTGAAAGCCAAGGATCCTATTTTTGACGCGTGGCGAGGTGCTTCGTCTTATGCTGCTTCTCTGCATTTTCCGGAGCAAACTTTTACTAAACTGGATTATTATGAAAAGGGGGAAGATTGGCTTAGGAGGTACAAGTTCAGGTATTCACCTTGA
- the LOC141604866 gene encoding protein FIZZY-RELATED 3, which translates to MEFEQRRKSGLNLPSGMSPTSLMLDTFRSPPPTTKITNSSSSSSPFRSNLHLSSPRTISSPRSITSLSTATSSPTSKKSICSDRFIPCRSSSRLHAFGLIDNKPSPKNKDGGGTSNNNNNEAYTRLLKQELFGPDFASPLSNAGSETISSPNKNILRFKVEYSSPNSAFSPSGLGRDYGVSNEVSTPPKAPRKVPKTPHKVLDAPSLQDDFYLNLVDWSSQNVLAVGLGTCVYLWNASNSKVTRLCDLGPNDSVCAVQWTREGSYVSVGTSNGLVQVWDGTQCKRVRSMSGHQTRAGVLSWNSRILASGSRDRNILQHDLRVPTDYISKLVGHKSEVCGLKWSHDDRELASGGNDNQLLVWNQHSQQPLLKLTEHTAAVKAIAWSPHQSGLLASGGGTADRCIRFWNTTNGNQLNHIDTGSQVCNLAWSKNVNELVSTHGYSQNQVMVWKYPSLSKVATLTGHSLRVLYLAMSPDGQTIVTGAGDETLRFWNVFPSIKRQAPVKETGLWSMGRTYIR; encoded by the exons ATGGAGTTTGAACAAAGGAGGAAAAGTGGCCTAAATCTCCCATCTGGGATGTCCCCAACAAGCCTTATGCTTGATACTTTCCGGTCTCCGCCGCCAACGACCAAAATAACaaattcatcatcatcatcatccccatttagATCAAATCTTCATTTATCATCACCAAGAACTATTTCATCTCCTAGATCAATCACTAGTTTATCAACAGCAACGTCTTCGCCAACCTCGAAAAAATCAATCTGCAGTGATAGATTTATACCTTGCAGATCATCCTCTAGACTTCATGCTTTTGGACTTATTGATAATAAACCTTCTCCTAAAAACAAAGATGGAGGAGggactagtaataataataataatgaggcTTATACACGGTTGTTAAAGCAAGAGTTATTTGGTCCTGACTTTGCCTCTCCTCTTTCTAATGCAGGTTCTGAAACTATTAGTAGTCCTAACAAGAATATACTCAGGTTTAAGGTTGAGTATTCTTCCCCTAATTCGGCTTTTTCTCCGTCTGGGTTAGGCCGGGATTATGGGGTTTCTAATGAGGTTTCTACTCCTCCTAAGGCTCCTAGAAAGGTGCCTAAGACTCCCCATAAG GTATTGGATGCTCCTTCACTGCAAGATGACTTCTATCTCAACCTGGTTGATTGGTCTTCGCAAAACGTGCTCGCGGTTGGACTTGGTACCTGTGTTTACTTGTGGAATGCATCAAACAGCAAA GTGACCAGATTGTGCGATCTGGGACCAAATGACAGTGTCTGTGCTGTTCAGTGGACGAGAGAGGGTTCATATGTCTCCGTTGGGACGAGTAACGGTCTAGTTCAAGTATGGGACGGAACTCAGTGCAAAAGGGTAAGAAGCATGAGCGGACATCAAACAAGAGCTGGTGTTTTGTCTTGGAATTCCCGCATTTTAGCTTCCGGTAGCAGAGACAGAAACATACTTCAGCATGATCTTCGTGTTCCAACTGACTATATCAGCAAGCTAGTCGGTCATAAATCCGAG GTTTGCGGACTAAAATGGTCGCACGATGACAGGGAACTTGCATCCGGAGGCAATGATAACCAG CTATTGGTATGGAATCAGCACTCTCAACAGCCACTTCTGAAACTGACTGAGCACACAGCTGCAGTAAAGGCCATAGCCTGGTCTCCCCACCAAAGTGGCCTTCTTGCTTCAGGAGGCGGCACTGCAGATCGGTGTATTCGATTTTGGAACACTACTAATGGGAATCAATTGAACCACATTGACACTGGTAGTCAG GTATGCAATCTTGCATGGAGTAAGAATGTGAATGAACTAGTAAGCACTCATGGGTATTCCCAGAATCAAGTCATGGTGTGGAAGTATCCATCTCTGTCTAAG GTAGCAACATTGACTGGCCACAGTTTGCGAGTTCTCTATCTAGCTATGTCTCCAGATGGTCAG ACAATAGTGACTGGAGCAGGAGATGAGACCCTAAGGTTTTGGAATGTCTTCCCATCTATTAAAAGACAG GCTCCTGTCAAAGAAACGGGTTTGTGGTCGATGGGTCGAACCTATATTCGATGA